One segment of Salvia splendens isolate huo1 chromosome 20, SspV2, whole genome shotgun sequence DNA contains the following:
- the LOC121781834 gene encoding brassinosteroid-responsive RING protein 1-like: MGFPVAYTDLIIPKLVAYMLTALGVVQKFMYALLSVLRLGDFLEPETASYASPDYCSAALIRELLTVVKFADLEKDLDAPERCAVCLCEFGGEDEIRRLRNCRHIFHRSCVDRWMDQDRKTCPLCRTPFIPEEMLEAFDERIWLASGISGLYADYSVIRSSG, translated from the coding sequence ATGGGATTTCCAGTTGCATACACTGATTTAATTATCCCCAAATTGGTGGCATATATGCTGACGGCATTAGGAGTTGTGCAGAAATTTATGTACGCTCTGCTATCTGTATTACGGCTGGGTGATTTTCTCGAGCCGGAAACGGCGTCGTATGCGTCGCCCGATTATTGTAGCGCGGCGCTGATCCGTGAGCTGCTGACGGTGGTGAAATTCGCAGATTTGGAGAAGGATCTTGACGCGCCGGAGAGGTGCGCGGTGTGCCTGTGCGAATTCGGCGGCGAGGACGAGATCCGGCGGCTGAGGAACTGCCGGCACATATTCCACCGGAGCTGCGTGGACCGGTGGATGGACCAAGATCGGAAGACGTGCCCGCTCTGTCGCACGCCGTTCATACCGGAGGAGATGCTGGAGGCATTCGACGAGCGAATATGGCTTGCCTCCGGCATCTCCGGTCTCTACGCCGACTACTCTGTGATTAGGAGTTCGGGGTGA